A genomic stretch from Anaerolinea thermophila UNI-1 includes:
- the eno gene encoding phosphopyruvate hydratase encodes MDTIIESIVATEILDSRGNPTVEVEVVLADGSWGRAAVPSGASTGVHEALELRDGDKSRYLGKGVTKAVENVNTVIADELLGWDALEQKAIDQQLLALDGTPNKSKLGANAILGTSLAVAKAAANALGLPLYRYIGGVYAHVLPVPMMNILNGGAHTGWQSTDAQEFMVMPLGAPTFAEGLRWGAEVYHALKSVLKSRGYTTLVGDEGGYAPALKANVEAVEVILEAIQKAGFKPGEQIAIALDPAASELYDEETKKYNLRKEGKMLTGEELVAFWKSWIDQFPIVSLEDGLAEDDWDSWKLLTAELGDRIQIVGDDLLVTNPERVRRGIQEKAANALLVKLNQIGSLTETIEAVELCHRNGWRAVCSHRSGETEDSTIADLAVALNMGQIKTGAPARSDRVAKYNQLLRIEAELGDTAKYAGWDALRVRPPFAR; translated from the coding sequence ATGGACACCATTATTGAGTCGATCGTTGCAACTGAAATTCTGGACTCGCGCGGCAACCCCACCGTGGAAGTCGAAGTTGTACTTGCCGATGGTTCGTGGGGACGCGCTGCCGTGCCCTCCGGTGCATCTACCGGTGTTCACGAAGCCCTGGAACTGCGTGACGGAGACAAATCCCGTTACCTGGGCAAAGGCGTGACCAAGGCGGTAGAAAATGTCAACACCGTCATTGCTGACGAACTGCTCGGCTGGGATGCGCTGGAGCAAAAAGCCATTGACCAGCAACTGCTGGCACTGGATGGCACCCCCAACAAGTCCAAACTGGGCGCTAATGCTATTCTGGGTACCAGCCTGGCGGTTGCCAAAGCCGCCGCCAATGCTCTGGGACTGCCCCTGTACCGCTACATTGGCGGGGTATATGCCCATGTACTGCCAGTCCCGATGATGAACATTTTAAACGGCGGCGCGCATACGGGCTGGCAATCCACCGACGCGCAGGAATTCATGGTCATGCCGCTGGGCGCGCCAACCTTTGCCGAAGGCTTGCGCTGGGGCGCTGAAGTGTATCATGCTCTGAAATCCGTGCTGAAATCGCGTGGCTACACCACCCTGGTAGGCGACGAAGGCGGATATGCTCCGGCTTTGAAAGCCAATGTAGAAGCAGTGGAAGTCATTCTGGAAGCCATTCAAAAGGCTGGTTTCAAACCCGGCGAGCAAATTGCCATTGCCCTCGACCCCGCCGCATCTGAACTGTATGACGAAGAAACCAAAAAGTACAACCTGCGCAAGGAAGGCAAAATGCTCACCGGCGAGGAATTGGTGGCGTTCTGGAAGTCCTGGATTGATCAATTCCCGATTGTCTCCCTTGAAGACGGTCTGGCAGAAGACGACTGGGATTCCTGGAAACTGCTCACTGCTGAACTGGGCGACCGCATTCAGATTGTCGGTGATGATCTGCTGGTGACCAACCCTGAGCGCGTGCGCCGCGGTATCCAGGAAAAAGCCGCCAACGCTCTGCTGGTCAAATTGAATCAGATTGGTTCGCTCACCGAGACCATTGAAGCCGTGGAACTGTGCCACCGCAACGGCTGGCGCGCCGTCTGCTCGCACCGCTCCGGCGAAACCGAGGATTCCACCATTGCCGATCTGGCAGTGGCGCTGAATATGGGACAAATCAAGACCGGCGCTCCTGCGCGCTCTGACCGCGTTGCCAAGTACAATCAACTTCTGCGCATCGAAGCCGAACTGGGCGATACCGCCAAGTATGCTGGTTGGGATGCCCTTCGTGTGCGTCCGCCGTTTGCCCGCTAA
- a CDS encoding polymer-forming cytoskeletal protein, with amino-acid sequence MKPIRVSSVAWFAMLILGVCLLGLRVQPVQAAVVDEDGNVGAKEVIQDDLIIGGQNVIIDGTVNGAVLASAERIVVNGTINGDLFMFGQTVLLAENGKVSGNVFIGAQSGEVRGKVGGSVFTGATSLLVGSQARIERNLYFGGYSLETLNGSVIKIDALVGAYQIIHAGEIQQNLKGGVAGAELKGKVGKDVKLDVAAPGETGSNFWMFWYQPGMPKAIEPGLRVAPEAVIGGDLTYTSPAEQASAIQARPKGQVIYQTPTPAEKAPQKSPLQRWEEHPVLKTLLGLVRNLIVLLILGGLALWLIPGIFHKTADMANAKPLPSAGVGILTLLGGYAGAILAGLLLLAIGVILSLITLGGLSNAIFGIGFSALALLVAIFTLLVGYGSKLVVSFWVGKQLLEKTAPQTRNLHIWALVLGVALYAIVRAIPFIGWLIGLIATLIGLGAMWYTYQSRKAPTPEVVPAPLPEQG; translated from the coding sequence ATGAAACCCATTCGTGTTTCGAGTGTGGCATGGTTCGCCATGCTGATTCTGGGCGTTTGTCTGCTGGGGCTTCGTGTTCAGCCCGTGCAGGCAGCCGTGGTTGATGAAGACGGCAATGTCGGCGCTAAAGAGGTGATTCAGGATGACCTGATTATTGGGGGACAAAACGTCATCATTGACGGCACCGTGAACGGTGCCGTACTGGCTTCAGCCGAGCGCATTGTGGTCAACGGCACCATCAACGGCGACCTGTTCATGTTTGGACAAACGGTGCTGCTTGCCGAAAACGGGAAGGTCAGTGGGAATGTCTTCATCGGAGCGCAGTCCGGCGAGGTACGCGGGAAGGTAGGGGGCAGTGTATTCACCGGCGCCACCTCTTTGCTGGTGGGAAGCCAGGCGCGTATTGAGCGCAATCTGTACTTCGGCGGCTACAGTCTGGAGACGCTCAACGGCTCGGTCATCAAGATTGACGCGCTGGTCGGCGCTTATCAGATCATCCATGCCGGTGAAATCCAGCAAAACCTCAAAGGTGGGGTTGCCGGTGCAGAGTTGAAAGGCAAAGTGGGCAAAGACGTCAAACTGGACGTTGCTGCCCCTGGAGAAACCGGCTCCAATTTCTGGATGTTCTGGTATCAGCCCGGTATGCCGAAAGCCATTGAGCCGGGACTGCGGGTTGCGCCGGAAGCCGTCATCGGCGGGGATTTGACCTACACCAGCCCAGCCGAACAAGCCAGCGCCATTCAGGCTCGCCCCAAAGGGCAGGTGATTTATCAAACCCCCACCCCAGCAGAAAAAGCGCCTCAAAAATCCCCATTACAGCGCTGGGAAGAGCATCCAGTGCTCAAAACCCTGTTGGGGCTGGTGCGCAACCTCATCGTCCTGCTGATTTTGGGCGGGCTGGCGCTCTGGTTGATTCCCGGAATCTTCCACAAGACGGCGGACATGGCGAACGCCAAGCCTCTGCCCTCGGCTGGCGTGGGTATTCTCACCCTGCTGGGCGGGTATGCCGGGGCAATTCTGGCAGGTTTGCTCCTCCTTGCCATTGGCGTTATCCTCAGCCTGATTACCCTGGGCGGACTGAGCAACGCCATTTTCGGCATTGGGTTCTCGGCACTTGCCCTGCTCGTGGCTATCTTCACCTTGCTGGTGGGGTATGGCAGTAAACTGGTGGTCTCGTTCTGGGTAGGCAAACAGTTACTGGAAAAGACCGCCCCGCAAACCCGCAATCTCCACATCTGGGCGCTGGTGCTGGGCGTGGCGCTGTATGCCATCGTGCGCGCGATTCCCTTCATTGGATGGCTGATAGGGTTGATTGCTACTCTCATCGGGTTAGGCGCCATGTGGTACACCTATCAGAGCAGAAAAGCGCCAACGCCGGAAGTGGTTCCTGCCCCCCTTCCCGAACAGGGATAG
- a CDS encoding phospholipase D-like domain-containing protein, whose protein sequence is MLDSSRLKSVLLATLVLLAGVLAACEKPVPSQSAITAYFTNPVSPAQNQALQNALVDSLNNASTSVDIAMYNFNLLEVGNALRNARQNGVKVRLVVDSDALDSNLLQQLRREGFEVLGDRRETLMHNKFIVIDRKIVWTGSLNLTYGGLTNDENNLVCIESPELAQRYTEEFNEMFEEDVFGGGEPLGARSALSLNGSDAWLYFSPEDRPSQAIVDRVKQAQTSIDILAYNFTLNDLRDALLEAAHRGLDVRIVFDADQAASTGGEYSTLKNAGLDVRLDGASGLMHHKAIILDRNTVIFGSYNFTRSADLNNDENVLIIDNKELAKQFRQTFERIYSQAQP, encoded by the coding sequence ATGCTGGATTCTTCCCGTCTGAAATCTGTCCTGCTGGCAACCCTCGTGCTGCTGGCGGGGGTTCTGGCTGCCTGCGAAAAGCCTGTCCCTTCTCAATCTGCCATCACGGCCTACTTCACCAACCCGGTTTCGCCGGCGCAAAATCAAGCCCTGCAAAATGCACTGGTAGATTCGCTGAACAACGCCAGCACTTCGGTTGATATTGCCATGTACAACTTTAATCTGCTGGAAGTGGGTAATGCTCTGCGCAACGCCCGCCAAAACGGCGTAAAGGTGCGCCTGGTGGTGGACTCGGACGCCCTGGACAGCAACCTGCTCCAGCAACTGCGCAGAGAAGGGTTTGAAGTGCTAGGCGACCGCCGGGAAACGTTAATGCACAACAAGTTTATCGTCATCGACCGGAAAATCGTCTGGACGGGTTCATTGAACCTGACCTACGGCGGGTTGACCAACGACGAGAACAATCTGGTGTGCATTGAATCGCCCGAACTGGCACAGCGCTACACCGAAGAATTTAATGAGATGTTCGAAGAGGACGTTTTTGGCGGCGGAGAACCTCTGGGAGCGCGCTCTGCGCTTTCCCTGAACGGCAGTGATGCCTGGCTGTATTTTTCTCCCGAAGACCGTCCCTCTCAAGCCATCGTGGATCGCGTGAAGCAAGCCCAAACCTCCATTGACATTCTGGCTTACAACTTTACCCTGAACGACTTACGCGACGCTCTGCTGGAAGCCGCTCATCGCGGGCTGGATGTACGCATTGTATTCGACGCTGATCAAGCCGCTTCCACCGGCGGGGAGTATTCAACCTTGAAGAATGCCGGGCTGGATGTGCGTCTGGATGGGGCTTCTGGACTGATGCACCACAAGGCCATCATCCTGGACAGGAACACGGTCATCTTTGGCTCATACAACTTCACCCGCAGTGCCGACCTGAACAATGATGAAAATGTGTTGATCATTGACAACAAAGAACTGGCAAAACAGTTTCGCCAAACGTTTGAACGAATTTATTCCCAAGCACAACCTTAA
- a CDS encoding TetR/AcrR family transcriptional regulator has protein sequence MPTPLESPRMKMRQRILREATRQFVERGFDGVSIRDLAEACQVTNAALYYHFPDKEHLFLEILEQGLENFTRILRNAREKYPASTQDCLKEFILGIFTQVPPESRGVMRLATQEMEKLSPGLREKFKEIYAKEFLHPLEEILREGQARGEVRPLPSNLLVWAFLGIFYPFLASESHPNFSADTPEILLSIFWKGIQP, from the coding sequence ATGCCAACCCCATTGGAATCGCCCAGAATGAAGATGCGCCAGCGCATTCTTAGGGAAGCTACCCGACAATTTGTAGAGCGCGGCTTCGACGGCGTCTCTATTCGAGACCTGGCGGAAGCCTGCCAGGTGACCAACGCCGCGCTCTACTACCATTTTCCAGACAAAGAACACCTCTTTCTGGAAATACTGGAGCAGGGTTTGGAAAATTTCACCCGAATTTTAAGAAACGCCCGGGAAAAATATCCAGCCTCCACCCAGGATTGCCTGAAGGAATTCATTCTGGGGATTTTCACTCAGGTACCGCCCGAGTCACGCGGCGTGATGCGACTGGCAACGCAGGAAATGGAAAAACTCTCTCCCGGACTGCGCGAAAAATTCAAAGAAATCTACGCGAAGGAATTTTTACATCCACTTGAAGAAATTCTCAGGGAAGGACAGGCACGGGGGGAAGTCCGCCCTTTGCCTTCCAACCTTCTGGTCTGGGCATTCCTGGGGATTTTTTACCCATTTTTAGCCTCAGAAAGTCATCCCAACTTCTCAGCCGACACCCCTGAGATCCTTCTGAGCATCTTCTGGAAGGGAATCCAGCCCTGA
- a CDS encoding peptidylprolyl isomerase: MKQWKTPPAMMIDPTKTYYATIETEKGNIELELYPQYAPKTVNNFVFLAQEGFYDGVSFHRVIANFVIQGGDPTGTGAGGPGYRFEDEVKNNPLKHERGVISMANAGPNTNGSQFFITHSPQPHLNGRHTVFGKVIKGMEVVDAIRQGDKMLKVTVRAG; the protein is encoded by the coding sequence ATGAAACAATGGAAAACTCCTCCCGCGATGATGATTGACCCCACAAAAACCTACTACGCCACCATTGAGACAGAAAAAGGCAACATCGAACTGGAACTGTATCCGCAATACGCGCCCAAGACGGTCAACAACTTTGTGTTTCTGGCACAGGAAGGTTTCTACGACGGGGTGTCTTTTCATCGCGTGATTGCCAACTTCGTCATTCAGGGCGGAGACCCTACCGGTACCGGCGCTGGCGGACCGGGATACCGCTTCGAAGACGAGGTAAAAAATAACCCCCTCAAACATGAGCGCGGAGTGATCTCCATGGCAAACGCCGGACCCAACACCAACGGCAGTCAGTTCTTCATCACCCACTCCCCACAACCCCACCTGAACGGACGTCATACTGTGTTCGGCAAGGTGATTAAGGGCATGGAGGTTGTGGACGCCATTCGTCAGGGCGACAAAATGCTGAAGGTGACCGTCCGCGCCGGATAA
- a CDS encoding MFS transporter — translation MVLKYKLNERSVKLKEVDHMDQKQRNRILLVLFFGVLMGALDIAILGPALPSIRKQFAVDERTLAWMFSSYVLMQLISTPWMAKLSDLYGRRWIYMLDIGLFALGSLLVALAPAFWVVLLGRAIQGFGAGGIFPVASAVIGDTFPPEKRGSALGMIGAVFGLAFLIGPLLGGVVLALASWHWLFLINLPIALAILISASRLLPVTRPAQTSRLDSGGLVLLSLFLISLTIGINQLDSSQFLSSLLQVQVGGLFGIALILLAVLIRYEQRVEAPLLPARLFNRRQLGLAYGLSWGAGFTEASLVFVPLMAVSGLASQGITEKNATWLLIPAVLAMVVGAPLSGRMLDRFGSRAVVVTGTFVMSLGFLMLSLLGSSLFWFVFSGLWIGLGLSALLGAPIRYIMLNEALPEERSLAQGIVTLFSSTGQLIGSAFMGALAASFGKADAFSGYRAAFVFVLFISLVMLGSATLLKKRQEELSRERTHANPIGIAQNEDAPAHS, via the coding sequence ATCGTATTAAAATACAAACTAAACGAACGTTCAGTAAAACTAAAAGAGGTAGACCATATGGATCAGAAACAGAGAAATCGCATTTTACTGGTGTTGTTCTTTGGAGTGTTGATGGGCGCGCTGGACATTGCCATTTTAGGTCCTGCCCTGCCCTCCATCCGAAAGCAGTTTGCTGTGGATGAACGCACGCTGGCATGGATGTTCAGCAGTTACGTGCTGATGCAACTCATCAGCACGCCATGGATGGCAAAACTATCCGACCTGTACGGCAGACGCTGGATTTATATGCTGGACATTGGGTTATTTGCTCTGGGTTCCCTGCTGGTAGCACTCGCGCCAGCCTTCTGGGTTGTGTTATTGGGGCGCGCCATTCAGGGCTTTGGCGCAGGGGGTATCTTCCCCGTTGCCAGCGCGGTAATTGGCGACACCTTCCCACCGGAAAAACGCGGCAGTGCCTTGGGAATGATTGGGGCGGTATTCGGTCTGGCGTTTCTCATCGGTCCCCTGCTGGGTGGTGTCGTCCTGGCACTTGCCTCCTGGCACTGGTTATTCCTGATTAACCTGCCGATTGCCCTGGCGATCCTGATCTCTGCTTCACGGCTTTTGCCGGTAACCCGCCCGGCACAAACCAGCCGTCTGGACTCGGGTGGACTGGTGCTCCTCAGCCTGTTTTTGATTTCGTTGACCATCGGCATCAATCAACTGGATTCCAGTCAATTCCTTTCCAGCCTCCTGCAGGTTCAGGTAGGTGGTTTGTTTGGCATAGCGCTCATCCTGCTGGCAGTACTGATTCGGTATGAACAACGTGTTGAAGCCCCCCTCCTGCCCGCCCGCCTGTTCAACCGCCGTCAACTGGGGCTGGCGTATGGGCTCTCGTGGGGCGCGGGCTTTACCGAAGCCAGTCTGGTGTTTGTCCCGCTCATGGCAGTCAGCGGGTTGGCGTCTCAGGGAATCACTGAGAAAAATGCCACCTGGTTGCTCATCCCGGCAGTGCTGGCAATGGTTGTCGGCGCGCCGCTCAGCGGGCGGATGCTGGATCGCTTTGGTTCGCGCGCGGTAGTCGTCACCGGCACATTTGTCATGAGCCTTGGTTTTCTGATGCTGAGCCTTCTGGGAAGCAGTCTTTTCTGGTTCGTCTTCTCCGGGTTATGGATTGGGCTGGGACTCAGCGCTCTGCTGGGAGCGCCTATCCGCTACATCATGCTAAACGAGGCTCTCCCCGAAGAACGCTCGCTAGCGCAGGGCATTGTCACCCTGTTTTCCAGCACCGGTCAATTGATTGGGAGCGCCTTCATGGGGGCACTTGCCGCCTCATTCGGCAAAGCCGATGCCTTTTCCGGCTATCGCGCGGCATTTGTATTCGTCCTGTTCATCAGTTTGGTAATGCTGGGAAGCGCGACCCTGTTGAAAAAACGTCAGGAAGAATTATCCAGGGAGAGAACGCATGCCAACCCCATTGGAATCGCCCAGAATGAAGATGCGCCAGCGCATTCTTAG
- a CDS encoding S1 RNA-binding domain-containing protein, giving the protein MESEVTTQGVESKPQIQPKQHFRAKVLKISLAGAAVDLGIGQPAFLHISQIQPLDDEPIKRVSDVLQEGQEIDVWVKRVKEGRIEVTTFKPLDLEWRDLKKGMVVKGTVVRLEKFGAFVEIGAERPGLLHISEMAHGYVREPSEVVKEGDEIEVEVIDFNRKKRQIKLSRKALLPEPVKEEEPIQAFIEPPKRERPKDREKDKEKDKEKAQRRKKAKAPRTREEDTISVDALLESLGEEPQPEVETAMAIAWREAMERAKARKAEEKGRKKATSQEQEEILARTLENKVQTS; this is encoded by the coding sequence ATGGAATCGGAAGTAACTACTCAAGGGGTTGAAAGCAAGCCCCAAATCCAACCCAAACAGCACTTTCGTGCGAAAGTGCTCAAAATTTCGCTGGCAGGAGCGGCAGTCGACCTGGGAATCGGTCAACCTGCTTTCCTGCACATCTCGCAGATTCAGCCCTTAGATGACGAACCCATCAAGCGCGTCAGCGACGTTCTGCAGGAAGGGCAGGAAATTGATGTATGGGTCAAGCGCGTCAAGGAAGGGCGCATTGAAGTCACCACATTCAAACCGCTGGACCTGGAATGGCGCGACCTGAAAAAGGGTATGGTGGTTAAGGGTACCGTAGTGCGTCTGGAAAAATTTGGCGCCTTCGTGGAAATCGGCGCGGAACGCCCTGGTTTGTTGCACATCTCGGAAATGGCTCACGGTTACGTGCGCGAACCTTCTGAGGTGGTCAAAGAGGGCGATGAGATTGAGGTCGAGGTCATTGACTTCAACCGCAAGAAGCGTCAGATCAAACTGAGCCGTAAAGCATTGCTGCCCGAACCCGTTAAGGAAGAAGAACCCATTCAGGCGTTCATTGAACCTCCCAAGCGCGAGCGCCCCAAAGATCGCGAAAAGGATAAAGAGAAAGACAAAGAAAAGGCTCAACGGCGCAAGAAAGCCAAAGCACCCCGCACCCGCGAAGAAGACACCATCAGCGTGGATGCATTGCTTGAATCGCTTGGCGAAGAACCTCAGCCCGAGGTGGAAACCGCCATGGCAATCGCCTGGCGTGAAGCCATGGAACGCGCCAAAGCCCGCAAAGCCGAAGAGAAAGGGCGCAAGAAAGCCACTTCTCAGGAACAGGAAGAGATTCTTGCCCGCACCCTGGAAAACAAGGTGCAAACTTCCTGA
- a CDS encoding CTP synthase: MATKYIFFTGGVVSSVGKGVTAAAMGRLLKERGFSVAVQKLDPYINVDPGTMSPYQHGEVYVLDDGAETDLDLGHYERFIDIRLNRVCNVTTGQVYAEVISRERRGDYLGGTIQVIPHITNEIKRRIGLVGRTTGAEIVLVEVGGTVGDIESLPFLEAIRQLRFDVGRENTFYIHVTWLPYIGATGELKTKPTQHSVAELRSIGIQPDMIIARSDYPVEASLCEKIALFCDVEKRAVVPMVTNPILYEVPLALEKAQVGEYLLERLGLEARRKPDWTDWETLVERVKMPKPTVTIALVGKYVELHDAYMSVREALRHAALHLGVELDIRWVHSAELEKGKGWEEIKAASGVLVPGGFGSRGIEGKIQAIHHARTNKIPYLGLCLGMQLMVIEFGRHIFGTDEVNSTEFDRSTPYPVIDLMPEQHGVTDLGGTMRLGLYPCILQPGSLAHACYGVDRVEERHRHRFEFNNAYRKIFEEHGMRFSGLSPDGRLVEIAEIADHPFMVATQFHPEFLSRPNRPHPLFLGFVRAAAQQAGVLPKV; encoded by the coding sequence GTGGCAACCAAGTACATTTTTTTCACGGGCGGTGTGGTCAGTTCGGTAGGCAAAGGGGTCACTGCCGCTGCCATGGGACGACTGCTCAAGGAACGCGGTTTTTCGGTGGCCGTGCAAAAACTCGACCCCTATATTAACGTGGACCCAGGGACCATGAGCCCCTACCAGCACGGAGAAGTCTATGTCCTGGACGACGGCGCCGAAACCGACCTGGATTTGGGACATTACGAACGTTTTATTGATATCCGCCTGAACCGCGTTTGTAATGTCACCACCGGCCAGGTGTACGCCGAGGTCATCAGCCGCGAACGGCGCGGGGACTATCTGGGCGGGACGATTCAGGTCATCCCGCACATCACCAACGAAATCAAGCGGCGGATAGGGCTGGTGGGGCGAACAACCGGAGCGGAGATTGTGCTGGTGGAGGTCGGTGGGACGGTGGGCGATATCGAGAGCCTGCCCTTCCTGGAAGCCATCCGTCAGTTGCGCTTCGATGTCGGACGCGAAAACACGTTTTACATCCATGTCACCTGGCTGCCCTATATCGGCGCAACGGGAGAACTGAAAACCAAGCCCACCCAGCACTCCGTTGCCGAACTGCGCTCCATCGGCATTCAGCCGGACATGATCATTGCGCGCTCCGATTACCCAGTGGAAGCCAGTTTGTGCGAGAAAATTGCCCTGTTCTGCGACGTGGAAAAACGCGCCGTCGTGCCCATGGTCACCAATCCAATTTTGTATGAAGTCCCGCTAGCACTGGAAAAAGCCCAGGTGGGCGAATATTTGCTGGAGCGTTTGGGACTGGAAGCCCGCCGCAAGCCCGACTGGACGGACTGGGAGACCCTGGTGGAACGGGTGAAAATGCCCAAGCCGACCGTCACCATTGCGCTGGTGGGCAAGTACGTGGAACTGCACGATGCTTATATGAGCGTGCGGGAAGCCCTGCGCCATGCCGCCCTCCATCTGGGGGTGGAACTGGATATCCGCTGGGTGCACTCTGCCGAACTGGAGAAGGGCAAAGGCTGGGAAGAAATCAAAGCCGCCTCGGGGGTACTGGTGCCGGGTGGATTTGGCAGTCGAGGCATTGAGGGAAAGATTCAAGCCATCCATCATGCCCGCACCAACAAGATTCCCTACCTTGGCTTGTGTCTGGGAATGCAACTGATGGTGATTGAATTTGGACGGCACATTTTCGGCACGGACGAGGTGAACTCCACCGAGTTTGACCGCTCCACACCTTATCCCGTCATTGACCTGATGCCCGAACAGCATGGCGTGACCGATTTAGGCGGCACCATGCGTTTGGGATTGTACCCGTGCATTTTACAGCCGGGCAGTCTGGCGCATGCCTGTTACGGCGTGGATCGGGTAGAAGAACGCCACCGCCATCGCTTTGAGTTTAACAATGCCTATCGTAAAATATTCGAGGAACACGGCATGCGCTTTTCAGGACTTTCGCCGGATGGTCGATTGGTGGAAATCGCCGAGATTGCAGATCACCCCTTCATGGTGGCAACCCAGTTCCATCCGGAGTTTCTCTCCCGCCCGAACCGCCCGCATCCGCTGTTTTTAGGTTTTGTTAGAGCCGCCGCTCAGCAAGCCGGCGTGCTCCCCAAGGTATAA